From a single Actinomyces viscosus genomic region:
- the ilvN gene encoding acetolactate synthase small subunit — translation MSQKHTLSVLVENKPGVLTRVSALFTRRGFNIHSLAVGPTEHEDISRITVIADAEGLAMEQVTKQLNKLVNVLKIVELDPDTSVERELYLIKVHADDANRTAVLQVVDLFRAHVVDVAPTSVVIETIGSESKVKALLTALQPYGVKEIVQSGAVAITRGPRSITDQLKEK, via the coding sequence GTGAGCCAGAAGCACACGCTGTCCGTCCTGGTGGAGAACAAGCCCGGTGTCCTGACCCGGGTGTCGGCGCTGTTCACGCGTCGAGGCTTCAACATCCACTCCTTGGCCGTGGGACCCACCGAGCACGAGGACATCTCGCGCATCACGGTGATTGCCGACGCCGAGGGGCTGGCCATGGAACAGGTCACCAAGCAGCTCAACAAGCTGGTCAACGTCCTTAAGATCGTTGAGCTGGATCCCGACACCTCGGTCGAGCGCGAGCTCTACCTCATCAAGGTCCACGCGGATGACGCCAACCGCACCGCGGTGCTCCAGGTCGTCGACCTGTTCCGCGCCCACGTCGTGGACGTCGCCCCCACGTCGGTGGTCATCGAGACCATCGGCTCAGAATCCAAGGTCAAGGCTCTGCTGACGGCTCTCCAGCCGTACGGCGTCAAAGAGATTGTCCAGTCCGGTGCCGTGGCGATCACGCGCGGCCCACGATCCATCACCGATCAACTCAAGGAGAAGTGA